A genomic stretch from Akkermansia massiliensis includes:
- a CDS encoding EF-hand domain-containing protein, whose amino-acid sequence MRLPHTFILSCSAALAFGFLPPAAGQTAASVDRREGEPVPRPGLECLQVTLLIRQMVLGRYDSTGTGILSEQDKARLVEDARAAQREARKKFLMQFDKDGDGKLSPEEYKAFREHVEKRRGSRRPDAAPDKRGELPPPPPPPGEGREMPMVEIRTAARKRFMVAPGLFLLTRNMLMQKYDANGNGRIDPEEHAAVMKDAAALYWARMKEMMDLYDLDQDGVLSPVEKEQALADSHKDSPLYAMEEPDDIDLFIRANISEVLLKEAPVNSGEEKEKGTE is encoded by the coding sequence ATGAGATTGCCTCACACGTTCATCCTGTCCTGTTCCGCGGCGCTGGCGTTCGGTTTTCTGCCGCCTGCGGCAGGTCAGACCGCGGCTTCCGTAGACCGCAGGGAAGGGGAGCCTGTTCCCAGGCCCGGACTGGAATGTCTTCAGGTAACCCTGTTGATCCGCCAGATGGTTCTGGGCCGGTATGACAGCACAGGAACGGGCATTTTGTCCGAACAGGACAAGGCCCGGCTGGTGGAGGATGCGCGCGCTGCGCAAAGGGAAGCCCGGAAGAAGTTCCTGATGCAGTTTGACAAGGATGGGGACGGAAAGCTTTCTCCGGAAGAGTACAAGGCCTTCCGGGAGCATGTGGAGAAACGCCGCGGTTCCCGCAGGCCGGACGCCGCCCCGGACAAGCGGGGCGAGCTGCCCCCTCCTCCCCCCCCTCCCGGCGAAGGGCGGGAAATGCCCATGGTGGAAATCCGGACGGCGGCCCGGAAGCGCTTCATGGTGGCTCCCGGCCTGTTCCTGCTGACCCGGAACATGCTGATGCAGAAGTATGACGCCAACGGAAACGGCCGCATTGATCCGGAGGAGCATGCCGCTGTCATGAAGGATGCGGCGGCTCTGTACTGGGCCAGAATGAAGGAGATGATGGACCTTTACGACCTGGACCAGGATGGCGTGCTCAGCCCGGTGGAGAAGGAGCAGGCTCTGGCGGACAGCCATAAGGACAGTCCCCTGTATGCCATGGAGGAACCGGACGACATTGACCTGTTCATCCGGGCGAATATCAGTGAAGTGCTGCTGAAGGAGGCTCCCGTGAACAGCGGGGAGGAAAAGGAGAAGGGCACGGAATAA
- the yajC gene encoding preprotein translocase subunit YajC yields MLAQAQDAAAAAGQEPSNMFQQILSSPMFMFVIIIVLFWVMLIRPQRKAQKEQQARIAALQRGDKVVTNAGLHGFVEKVNDRTVSLKIAEGVVVELEKNAIVQVEK; encoded by the coding sequence ATGTTAGCACAGGCTCAGGATGCGGCGGCCGCCGCCGGACAGGAACCCTCCAATATGTTCCAGCAGATTCTCAGCAGCCCCATGTTCATGTTTGTGATCATCATCGTCCTGTTCTGGGTGATGCTGATCCGCCCCCAGAGAAAGGCCCAGAAGGAACAGCAGGCGCGCATCGCGGCCCTGCAGCGCGGGGACAAGGTGGTCACGAACGCCGGGCTGCACGGATTTGTGGAAAAGGTGAATGACCGCACCGTCTCCCTCAAGATTGCGGAAGGCGTGGTGGTTGAACTGGAAAAGAACGCCATCGTTCAAGTGGAGAAGTAA
- the tgt gene encoding tRNA guanosine(34) transglycosylase Tgt, whose product MPFTLHQKDSSTAARLGTLDLPHGRVPTPIFMPVGTQGSVKTMHPQDLETLGARIILGNTYHLSLRPGSALIREMGGLHRFSSWNRPILTDSGGFQVWSLAKLRKITEEGVRFQNHLDGAYMMLSPERSMEIQADLGSDIAMLFDECPPYPCDRKYAEASLGYTLRWARRCKDWVQEHRPRSGEGRQHHFGIVQGSVYADLRKRCAEELAAMEFDGYAIGGVSVGEPEEEMLRAIDHSAPWLPEDKPRYAMGLGTPPQLLEMIARGVDMFDCVMPTRLARHGVALTPDGPMHIKNQRWAADSRPIDPEGHPHVTQFSRAYVRHLFKAGEILALRLLSFQNLEFYLRLMAQAREAIAAGTFGSFKDSFIARYKANDIL is encoded by the coding sequence ATGCCTTTTACACTTCACCAGAAAGATTCCTCCACGGCTGCGCGCCTGGGCACGCTTGATTTGCCGCACGGCCGGGTTCCCACCCCCATCTTCATGCCGGTGGGAACGCAGGGTTCCGTGAAAACCATGCATCCGCAGGATTTGGAGACGCTGGGGGCCCGGATTATTCTGGGGAATACCTACCATTTGTCCCTGCGTCCCGGTTCCGCCCTGATCCGGGAAATGGGCGGCCTGCACCGGTTTTCCTCCTGGAACCGCCCCATTCTGACGGATTCCGGCGGTTTCCAGGTCTGGTCCCTTGCCAAGCTCCGCAAGATTACGGAGGAAGGGGTGCGCTTCCAGAACCATCTGGACGGCGCGTACATGATGCTGAGTCCGGAGCGTTCCATGGAGATCCAGGCGGACTTGGGCAGTGACATTGCCATGCTGTTTGACGAGTGCCCCCCTTATCCCTGCGACAGGAAGTACGCGGAAGCCTCCCTGGGCTATACGCTCCGGTGGGCGCGCCGCTGCAAGGACTGGGTGCAGGAGCACCGGCCCCGTTCCGGGGAAGGGCGTCAGCACCATTTCGGCATTGTGCAGGGGTCCGTGTATGCGGATTTGAGAAAGAGGTGCGCGGAGGAACTGGCCGCCATGGAGTTTGACGGTTATGCCATCGGGGGCGTTTCCGTGGGAGAGCCGGAGGAGGAGATGCTCCGGGCCATCGACCATTCCGCACCCTGGCTGCCGGAGGACAAGCCGCGGTATGCCATGGGGCTGGGCACGCCTCCCCAGCTATTGGAGATGATCGCCCGCGGCGTGGACATGTTTGACTGCGTGATGCCTACCCGCCTGGCGCGCCACGGCGTGGCCCTGACTCCGGACGGCCCCATGCATATCAAGAACCAGCGCTGGGCGGCGGATTCCCGCCCGATCGACCCGGAAGGGCATCCGCATGTCACACAATTCTCCCGCGCTTACGTGCGCCACCTATTCAAAGCCGGTGAAATACTCGCTTTAAGATTGCTTTCTTTCCAGAATCTGGAATTCTATCTCCGGCTAATGGCTCAGGCGCGTGAGGCCATAGCCGCCGGCACGTTCGGCTCCTTCAAGGATTCATTCATCGCGCGGTACAAAGCAAACGACATTTTATGA
- the trmB gene encoding tRNA (guanosine(46)-N7)-methyltransferase TrmB, with translation MTDPAFIPDDFFKVLAPSDIFGTDGPFEVDLGCGDGGFLLQMAAHYPERRFLGIERLLGRVRGVCSRAAVRGLENVKVLRVESRYFLEWMVRPGCVSRLHYLCPDPWPKERHHKNRLVQDDFLPVLHRSLADGGEFLFKTDHEEYFLWVLDHVARSGLFSRSGWEDDEFFYPRTDFQLQWESMGKPIYRARFIKLQKA, from the coding sequence ATGACAGATCCGGCCTTCATTCCAGACGATTTTTTCAAGGTGCTGGCGCCTTCCGATATTTTTGGAACGGACGGCCCGTTTGAAGTGGATCTGGGCTGTGGAGACGGAGGGTTCCTGCTCCAGATGGCGGCCCATTATCCGGAACGCCGTTTTCTGGGCATTGAGCGGCTGTTGGGCCGCGTGCGGGGCGTTTGCTCCCGGGCAGCCGTCCGCGGCCTGGAAAACGTGAAGGTGCTCCGGGTGGAGAGCCGTTATTTCCTGGAATGGATGGTGCGGCCCGGCTGCGTTTCCCGGCTTCACTATTTGTGCCCGGACCCGTGGCCCAAGGAGAGGCACCACAAGAACCGCCTGGTGCAGGATGATTTTCTGCCCGTGCTGCACCGTTCCCTGGCGGACGGCGGGGAGTTCCTGTTTAAAACGGATCATGAGGAGTATTTCCTGTGGGTGCTGGACCATGTGGCGCGCAGCGGCCTGTTCAGCCGGTCCGGTTGGGAGGATGATGAGTTTTTTTATCCCCGGACGGATTTCCAGCTTCAATGGGAGTCCATGGGAAAACCGATTTACCGCGCCCGCTTCATTAAATTGCAGAAAGCCTGA
- a CDS encoding NUDIX hydrolase, with protein MSRQAFYPHLSVDCVLIGFDEEGLKVLLVEKTHVAPGHTGAISKLPGDLIYEEEELDAAARRILFDMTGMSSPHLEQFHTFGAPSRIKNPADREWVEAISGQKIGRLVTVAYMAMLRISTKLRKLMESHKTRWVPVDGLPELAFDHRDIIDLALERIRSSVKKEPALIYDMLPAKFTALQLRRLNEEIHGKPMDVRNFHKKIASRPYIVPLDEKEEGVAHRAARYYRFDRKIYNRLYYRS; from the coding sequence ATGAGCAGACAGGCATTTTATCCGCATCTCTCAGTGGATTGTGTGTTGATCGGGTTCGATGAGGAAGGGCTGAAGGTCCTTCTGGTTGAAAAGACACATGTCGCACCCGGCCATACCGGCGCTATTTCCAAGCTGCCCGGTGATTTGATTTATGAGGAGGAGGAACTTGACGCCGCCGCACGCCGTATCCTGTTTGACATGACCGGCATGTCTTCCCCCCATTTGGAGCAGTTCCATACCTTCGGCGCGCCGTCGCGCATCAAGAATCCGGCGGACAGGGAGTGGGTGGAGGCCATCTCCGGCCAGAAGATAGGCCGCCTGGTGACGGTGGCTTACATGGCCATGCTGAGGATTTCCACCAAGCTGCGCAAGCTGATGGAGAGCCACAAAACCCGCTGGGTGCCCGTGGACGGCCTGCCGGAGCTGGCGTTTGACCACCGGGACATTATTGATCTGGCTCTGGAGAGGATACGTTCTTCCGTGAAGAAGGAGCCCGCGCTGATTTACGACATGCTGCCCGCCAAGTTTACGGCGCTTCAGCTCCGGCGGCTGAATGAGGAGATTCACGGCAAGCCCATGGACGTGCGCAATTTCCACAAGAAGATTGCCTCCCGTCCCTACATTGTGCCGCTGGATGAGAAGGAGGAGGGCGTGGCCCACCGCGCCGCGCGCTATTATCGTTTTGACCGCAAGATTTACAACCGCCTTTATTACCGGAGCTGA
- a CDS encoding septal ring lytic transglycosylase RlpA family protein — protein MQTGIIRGAAMLAGLLWLASCSSSPKSRDYTGYMTRPYTIRGHRYHPMSVEQALSYEQTGIASHYNECALWGLVSGETAIGENVRPWHLHAAHPTLPLPCEVLVQSLRTGKTVKVRVNDRGPFIKNRIIDLSEKAAERLDMKHHGLDRVRITVLSVGDGKWKREAPPYATPA, from the coding sequence ATGCAGACGGGCATCATCAGGGGAGCGGCCATGCTGGCCGGGCTGTTATGGCTGGCCTCCTGCTCCTCCTCACCCAAAAGCCGGGACTATACGGGCTACATGACCCGCCCCTACACCATCCGGGGCCACCGCTACCACCCCATGAGCGTGGAACAGGCGCTGTCCTATGAACAAACGGGCATCGCCTCCCATTATAATGAATGCGCGCTGTGGGGGCTCGTCAGCGGAGAAACGGCCATCGGGGAAAACGTGCGCCCCTGGCACCTGCACGCGGCGCATCCCACCCTGCCCCTCCCGTGCGAGGTGCTCGTCCAGTCCCTCCGCACGGGAAAAACCGTGAAAGTGCGCGTCAACGACCGGGGCCCCTTCATCAAAAACCGCATCATTGACCTTAGTGAAAAAGCTGCAGAACGGCTGGACATGAAACACCACGGACTGGACAGGGTCAGAATCACCGTCCTCTCCGTGGGAGACGGGAAATGGAAAAGGGAAGCGCCGCCCTACGCCACGCCGGCCTGA
- the rnhC gene encoding ribonuclease HIII → MLTDAQAGRLESILEGKGFERREVPYARFSFAGPSLLVTVYEKKNKLLLQGKGTDDFIEFTLEPQVTGLLSLQEEAEEDEGGKGAHFGIDESGKGDYFGPLVVAGVYADGRIGAALRKLGVCDSKLVGSSSRIRSLAEGIRRVPGIRFHLVSIGPERYNQLYPEFKNLNRFLAWGHATVIEGLAAKVPDCPMALSDQFANPFVLKRALAAKKLSIRLEQRVRAESDVAVAAASILARERFVNWMDAAGEAAGMKLPLGASGQVVKAARQLVAQHGEQMLPKVAKMHFKTTQNVLK, encoded by the coding sequence ATGCTGACTGACGCTCAGGCCGGAAGGCTTGAGTCCATTCTTGAGGGAAAGGGGTTTGAAAGAAGGGAGGTTCCCTACGCGCGCTTTTCCTTTGCCGGGCCTTCCCTGCTGGTGACGGTTTATGAGAAGAAGAACAAGCTTCTTTTACAGGGGAAGGGAACGGACGATTTTATAGAGTTTACGCTGGAGCCGCAGGTGACCGGCCTCCTGTCACTGCAGGAGGAAGCGGAAGAGGATGAGGGGGGTAAGGGAGCCCATTTCGGCATTGATGAGAGCGGCAAGGGGGATTATTTCGGCCCTCTGGTGGTGGCCGGTGTTTATGCGGACGGGCGCATAGGCGCCGCGTTGCGCAAGCTGGGCGTCTGTGACAGCAAGCTGGTGGGTTCTTCCTCCAGAATCCGTTCCCTGGCGGAAGGGATACGCAGGGTGCCCGGCATCCGGTTCCATCTGGTGAGCATCGGCCCGGAGAGGTACAACCAGCTTTATCCGGAGTTCAAGAATTTGAACCGTTTTCTGGCCTGGGGGCATGCCACGGTGATTGAGGGCCTGGCGGCCAAGGTGCCGGACTGCCCCATGGCGCTGAGCGACCAGTTTGCCAATCCGTTTGTACTGAAAAGGGCCCTGGCGGCCAAAAAGCTGTCCATCAGGCTGGAACAGCGCGTCCGGGCGGAAAGTGACGTGGCGGTGGCCGCGGCGTCCATTCTGGCGCGCGAACGTTTTGTGAACTGGATGGATGCGGCGGGAGAGGCCGCCGGCATGAAGCTGCCGCTGGGGGCTTCCGGCCAGGTGGTAAAGGCCGCTCGCCAGTTGGTGGCCCAGCATGGGGAGCAGATGCTTCCGAAGGTGGCCAAGATGCATTTCAAGACCACGCAGAACGTGCTGAAGTGA
- a CDS encoding HU family DNA-binding protein, with protein MHSYHSALHMAKTLTKRDLVNKISAETNFTQIEVFDIVQRAVDIISSTLAEGDRVVIRNFGTFQVKEVKPKVGRNPKNPDQDVPIPARSVVKFKVGKELKDQVAKLTASK; from the coding sequence ATACATTCATATCATTCTGCACTCCATATGGCTAAAACATTAACAAAACGAGACCTCGTTAACAAGATCAGCGCCGAAACCAACTTCACCCAGATTGAAGTGTTCGACATCGTACAGCGTGCCGTGGACATTATCTCCAGCACACTTGCGGAAGGTGACCGTGTGGTGATTCGCAACTTTGGTACCTTCCAGGTGAAGGAAGTGAAGCCCAAGGTAGGCCGCAATCCCAAGAATCCTGACCAGGACGTGCCGATTCCGGCCCGCTCCGTCGTCAAATTCAAGGTCGGCAAGGAACTGAAGGACCAGGTCGCCAAGCTGACCGCCTCCAAGTAA
- a CDS encoding energy transducer TonB, protein MKLNKKSRAKIFDLHVGLTFDWRETGILRWRILLWMLLFGVCASVAAVFVHVEVPGVRRRGDQPGAVVLLPADNPRLHQYVLRNTPLPVRGPVWANPVTAGPIGETGVTLPSLRSADTPLAPLPPVSVPTVADQVWRMWQHPDFHIRAMMNPSLDVSGTCIPYLSFCSPGLDGRIVTAGSLSGFSRSEDHTGLRSEFFVVVDVWGVPSQVLLLESSGSNGADESAMRFARSLRWVPSREPRSGTMSIEWKEEEP, encoded by the coding sequence ATGAAGCTGAACAAAAAGAGCCGGGCCAAGATTTTCGACCTCCACGTGGGGTTGACGTTTGACTGGCGGGAGACCGGCATTTTGCGCTGGCGCATTTTGCTGTGGATGCTTTTGTTCGGCGTTTGCGCATCCGTGGCCGCCGTGTTTGTCCATGTGGAGGTGCCGGGAGTCCGCCGCCGTGGGGACCAGCCGGGCGCCGTGGTTCTGCTTCCTGCGGATAATCCGCGCCTGCACCAGTATGTGCTGCGCAATACTCCGCTGCCCGTGAGGGGCCCCGTCTGGGCTAATCCGGTGACAGCCGGCCCGATCGGGGAAACGGGCGTGACTCTGCCTTCCCTGCGCTCCGCCGATACGCCTCTGGCTCCTCTTCCCCCCGTGTCCGTCCCCACCGTGGCGGACCAGGTGTGGCGCATGTGGCAGCATCCGGATTTCCATATACGCGCCATGATGAATCCTTCCCTGGATGTTTCCGGCACGTGCATTCCCTACCTGTCTTTTTGTTCTCCGGGGCTGGACGGCCGGATTGTTACAGCCGGCTCCCTGTCCGGTTTTTCCAGGAGCGAGGACCATACGGGGCTGAGAAGCGAGTTTTTTGTGGTAGTGGACGTATGGGGCGTTCCCTCCCAGGTGCTGCTGCTGGAGTCTTCCGGCAGCAATGGAGCGGACGAGTCCGCCATGAGGTTTGCCCGCTCCCTGCGCTGGGTTCCGTCCCGGGAGCCGCGGAGCGGCACCATGTCCATTGAATGGAAGGAGGAAGAGCCGTGA
- a CDS encoding MotA/TolQ/ExbB proton channel family protein, giving the protein MNELIIKIGPLFWVLSILAVYALAVVAERILYFHRIQINTGDFLRGISKLVNAGKTDEARHEASILPGPAARVVASVLAHAGLRREELRTVAEDSVQMEVFQIEKNIRGLLVVATVSPLIGVLGTIQGLVGFYSQPGLLEGKAPTLAMSDAVYQALLSSALGLSIAIPAYLFYSYLASRSRQIVHSLERAGTEAVCLVCDARQRREEGESMAGRGV; this is encoded by the coding sequence ATGAATGAATTGATCATCAAGATAGGGCCGTTGTTCTGGGTTTTAAGCATTCTGGCCGTGTACGCGCTGGCGGTTGTTGCGGAGCGGATTTTATATTTCCACAGGATTCAGATTAATACCGGGGATTTTTTAAGGGGCATTTCCAAGCTGGTGAATGCCGGAAAGACGGATGAAGCCCGGCATGAGGCTTCCATTCTGCCTGGCCCGGCGGCCCGTGTGGTTGCCTCCGTGCTGGCGCATGCCGGATTGCGGCGTGAAGAGCTCCGGACCGTGGCGGAGGATTCCGTGCAGATGGAGGTGTTCCAGATTGAGAAGAATATCCGCGGCCTCCTGGTGGTGGCTACGGTGAGTCCGCTGATAGGCGTCCTGGGGACGATTCAGGGGCTGGTGGGTTTTTATTCCCAGCCGGGCCTCCTGGAAGGGAAGGCCCCCACCCTCGCCATGTCGGACGCCGTTTACCAGGCCCTGCTGAGCTCCGCCCTTGGGCTGAGCATTGCGATTCCCGCTTATTTGTTTTATTCCTACCTGGCTTCCCGCTCCCGCCAGATCGTGCATTCCCTGGAACGGGCCGGCACGGAGGCCGTGTGCCTGGTGTGCGACGCCCGCCAGAGGCGCGAGGAGGGGGAGAGCATGGCCGGACGGGGAGTGTAA
- a CDS encoding UbiA family prenyltransferase, producing the protein MIRSSRPANIPTLFTNAAVAWAAVRGAELPPAGLYAGVVLMGLCFYLYGMWENDRVDARWDASRYPDRPVPCGAVSVSVLRLLSLVAGLSGLVLNMALGGEFAAGAVLLIVISLYNMFHKLWSGSVFLMGLCRGLWVLAAGLVFAHAAGEPVLPASLLWYAFGLFAFTCLISMVARREAGRPRVQAAVVLLLSGMCLFDAVWLLCLGSLLWIGAVLLWAGTRLLQKLGCRAT; encoded by the coding sequence GTGATCCGTTCCTCCCGTCCGGCCAATATTCCCACGCTGTTCACCAATGCGGCCGTGGCGTGGGCTGCCGTCCGGGGAGCGGAGCTGCCGCCTGCCGGCCTGTATGCGGGCGTGGTGCTGATGGGGCTGTGCTTTTATTTGTACGGCATGTGGGAGAATGACCGTGTGGATGCCAGGTGGGACGCTTCCCGTTATCCGGACCGTCCCGTGCCGTGCGGCGCGGTGAGCGTGTCCGTGCTGAGGCTGCTGTCCCTGGTGGCCGGGCTGTCCGGCCTGGTGCTGAATATGGCGCTGGGCGGGGAGTTTGCCGCGGGCGCTGTGCTGCTGATCGTGATTTCCCTGTACAATATGTTTCACAAGTTGTGGAGCGGCTCCGTTTTTCTGATGGGGCTGTGCCGCGGGCTGTGGGTGCTGGCCGCCGGGCTGGTGTTTGCCCATGCGGCCGGGGAACCCGTGCTGCCCGCGTCCCTGCTGTGGTATGCTTTCGGCCTGTTTGCGTTTACCTGCCTGATTTCCATGGTGGCCCGGCGTGAAGCGGGCAGGCCCCGGGTTCAGGCGGCCGTGGTGCTGCTGCTTTCCGGCATGTGCCTGTTTGATGCGGTATGGCTGTTGTGCCTGGGTTCCCTGCTGTGGATCGGCGCCGTTTTATTGTGGGCCGGAACGCGGCTGCTGCAGAAGCTCGGCTGCCGGGCTACATAG
- a CDS encoding peptidylprolyl isomerase, producing MNIRTHIQALLICTMALSAQAQSIVDSRASLPRAVQLHGDEGRETVRPDESKRISPNEAPASRMQPQRIVNRIAATVNGRPITANEVSVRLMPIGAQLAAQYPKQGPEFYKQLALAKKNIIEDLVERELLRNEFEGMGGVIRDSLIDQEINRTILTTFNGDRSAFLKNLNLSGMTIRAFREMTKKQLQVQIMRASKYDQEIPPTPEEIRQEYEATKEQYRDLTKDKIKFKKIFIPMLGDDSASTPEVQLNLAELIAKEIKSKNATFEDMAKRYSKDLYAEKGGDWPVTERSTLSPESAAIIFGAQPGEIIGPLVDSTGFTIVLVEKKELAPPPPLSAIKEQIDMMARNKRSNERYKKWVERLRKKAIVKVYI from the coding sequence ATGAATATCAGAACCCACATCCAGGCGCTTCTCATCTGTACCATGGCCTTATCTGCACAGGCGCAAAGCATCGTGGATTCCCGGGCCTCCCTTCCCCGGGCCGTTCAGCTCCACGGGGATGAAGGAAGAGAAACGGTGCGTCCGGACGAATCCAAGCGCATCTCCCCGAACGAAGCGCCGGCCTCCCGCATGCAGCCCCAGCGCATCGTCAACCGGATAGCGGCCACCGTCAACGGTCGCCCGATCACGGCCAATGAAGTCAGCGTGCGGCTCATGCCCATCGGCGCGCAACTCGCGGCCCAGTACCCCAAACAGGGTCCCGAATTCTACAAACAGCTCGCCCTGGCGAAAAAAAACATCATTGAAGACCTGGTGGAGCGCGAACTGCTCCGCAACGAATTCGAAGGCATGGGCGGCGTCATCCGCGACTCCCTCATTGACCAGGAAATCAACCGCACCATCCTGACCACCTTCAACGGTGACCGCTCCGCTTTCCTGAAAAACCTCAACCTCTCCGGCATGACCATCCGCGCCTTCCGGGAAATGACGAAAAAACAGCTCCAGGTCCAGATCATGCGCGCCTCCAAATACGACCAGGAAATACCGCCCACCCCGGAAGAAATACGGCAGGAATACGAGGCAACCAAGGAACAATACCGGGACCTGACCAAGGACAAAATCAAATTCAAGAAAATCTTCATCCCCATGCTGGGGGACGACTCCGCCTCCACGCCGGAAGTGCAGCTCAACCTGGCGGAACTCATCGCCAAGGAAATCAAATCCAAAAACGCCACCTTTGAAGACATGGCCAAGCGGTACTCCAAAGACCTCTATGCGGAAAAAGGCGGCGATTGGCCCGTCACGGAGCGCTCCACGCTCTCCCCGGAATCCGCCGCCATCATCTTTGGCGCGCAGCCCGGCGAAATCATCGGGCCGCTGGTGGACTCCACCGGCTTCACCATCGTGCTGGTGGAAAAAAAGGAACTGGCCCCTCCTCCGCCACTTTCCGCCATCAAGGAGCAGATCGACATGATGGCGCGCAACAAGCGCAGCAATGAACGCTATAAAAAATGGGTGGAACGCCTCCGGAAAAAAGCCATCGTCAAGGTGTACATCTGA